A genome region from Baekduia alba includes the following:
- a CDS encoding ROK family transcriptional regulator yields the protein MAADEHLRPGRPRLLRAINERAVLERLRAAGPASRSELAAATGVSKPTVGQALGNLERAGLVRPAGQRVGERGRSALLYELDPTAAYVAGVDVGRSWIRVAVADLGGEVVGRRDERNRARSAGALVERVRGLAHEVVAEAGVAWDAVVHTVVGSPGVLDPETGRLRYAPNLPGWGRAGLVDELRDALTPSLAIDNDTNLAALGERAYGRGREVADFVYLSIGTGVGMGIVVGGELHRGARGAAGEVGFLPLAGGGLGAGAPGGSRGALEEAAAAGGLIRTGREMGMTGAVTAERIFNAAQAGDATAVATVEREAERLAVVVAAVAAIVDPEVVILGGGIGANADLLLPRLEHAVAELTPLRPPVVLSTLGADAIVLGAIATALDAARDLVFTERAGDGRMVAP from the coding sequence ATGGCGGCCGACGAGCACTTGCGTCCGGGACGTCCGCGGCTGCTGCGGGCGATCAACGAGCGTGCGGTCCTGGAGCGGCTGCGGGCCGCCGGCCCCGCGTCGCGCTCCGAGCTCGCCGCGGCGACCGGCGTCTCCAAGCCGACCGTCGGCCAGGCGCTCGGCAACCTCGAGCGCGCCGGGCTGGTCCGGCCGGCCGGGCAGCGCGTCGGCGAGCGCGGCCGCAGCGCGTTGTTGTATGAGTTGGATCCGACCGCGGCGTACGTCGCCGGCGTGGACGTCGGCCGGTCGTGGATCCGCGTCGCGGTCGCCGACCTGGGCGGCGAGGTCGTCGGCCGGCGCGACGAGCGCAACCGCGCGCGGTCCGCCGGCGCGCTGGTCGAGCGCGTGCGCGGGCTGGCCCACGAGGTCGTCGCCGAGGCCGGCGTCGCCTGGGACGCCGTGGTCCACACGGTCGTCGGCTCGCCGGGCGTGCTCGATCCCGAGACCGGCCGGCTGCGCTATGCGCCCAACCTGCCCGGCTGGGGCCGCGCCGGGCTGGTCGACGAGCTGCGCGACGCGCTCACGCCGTCGCTGGCGATCGACAACGACACCAACCTGGCCGCGCTGGGCGAGCGCGCCTACGGCCGCGGCCGCGAGGTGGCCGACTTCGTGTACCTGTCGATCGGGACCGGCGTCGGCATGGGCATCGTGGTCGGCGGCGAGCTGCACCGCGGCGCGCGCGGCGCGGCCGGCGAGGTCGGCTTCCTGCCGCTGGCGGGCGGCGGCCTGGGCGCCGGCGCGCCCGGCGGCTCGCGCGGCGCGCTGGAGGAGGCCGCGGCGGCGGGCGGCCTGATCCGGACCGGGCGTGAGATGGGCATGACCGGGGCGGTGACCGCCGAGCGGATCTTCAACGCGGCGCAGGCCGGCGACGCGACCGCGGTGGCGACCGTCGAGCGCGAGGCCGAGCGGCTCGCCGTCGTGGTGGCCGCGGTCGCGGCGATCGTCGACCCCGAGGTCGTCATCCTCGGCGGCGGCATCGGCGCCAACGCCGACCTGCTGCTCCCGCGCCTGGAGCACGCCGTCGCGGAGCTGACGCCGCTGCGCCCGCCGGTCGTCCTCTCGACGCTCGGCGCCGACGCGATCGTGCTCGGCGCCATCGCGACCGCGCTCGACGCCGCCCGCGACCTCGTCTTCACCGAGCGCGCGGGCGACGGGCGGATGGTCGCGCCGTAG
- a CDS encoding NADP-dependent oxidoreductase, translating into MSTSSREIQLAARPHGEPKPSDFRLVAVELPDPGDGELLVRNTYMSVDPYMRGRMNDVKSYTPPFKLDEVMDGGAVGEVVLSNAEGFAVGDVVLHQLGWREHAVQPAAHVRKVVAGDLPESAFLGVLGMPGLTAYAGLLDVAGMQDGDIVFVSGAAGAVGSLAGQIAKLRGNTVIGSAGSDEKVRHLVDDLGFDEAFNYKAGPVGRQLAAAAPKGIDVYFDNVGGDHLEAAIGVANRNGRFALCGAISGYNHTAPAPGPRNMMQIVGKRLTLRGFIVTDHFGRLADLHAEIGPAVRAGQIAFRETVADGLPNAPQAFVDLLRGANVGKMVVKL; encoded by the coding sequence ATGTCCACCTCCTCGCGAGAGATCCAGCTCGCCGCGCGGCCGCATGGTGAGCCCAAGCCCAGCGACTTCCGGCTGGTCGCCGTCGAGCTCCCGGATCCCGGCGACGGCGAGCTGCTCGTCCGCAACACGTACATGTCGGTCGATCCGTACATGCGGGGGCGCATGAACGACGTGAAGTCCTACACGCCCCCGTTCAAGCTCGACGAGGTGATGGACGGTGGCGCGGTCGGGGAGGTCGTGCTCTCCAACGCCGAAGGGTTCGCAGTCGGCGACGTCGTCCTGCATCAGCTCGGCTGGCGCGAGCACGCGGTGCAGCCGGCCGCGCACGTCCGCAAGGTCGTGGCCGGCGACCTGCCCGAGTCCGCGTTCCTCGGCGTGCTCGGCATGCCCGGGCTGACGGCGTACGCGGGCCTGCTCGACGTGGCCGGCATGCAGGACGGCGACATCGTCTTCGTCTCCGGCGCCGCCGGCGCGGTCGGCTCGCTGGCCGGGCAGATCGCCAAGCTGCGCGGGAACACGGTCATCGGCAGCGCGGGCAGCGACGAGAAGGTCCGGCACCTGGTCGACGACCTCGGCTTCGACGAGGCCTTCAACTACAAGGCCGGACCGGTCGGGCGCCAGCTCGCCGCGGCGGCGCCCAAGGGCATCGACGTGTACTTCGACAACGTCGGCGGCGACCACCTCGAGGCCGCGATCGGCGTCGCCAACCGCAACGGGCGCTTCGCCCTCTGCGGCGCGATCAGCGGCTACAACCACACCGCGCCGGCGCCGGGTCCGCGCAACATGATGCAGATCGTGGGCAAGCGCCTGACCCTGCGGGGTTTCATCGTCACCGACCATTTCGGCCGCCTCGCCGACCTGCACGCCGAGATCGGGCCCGCGGTCCGCGCAGGCCAGATCGCGTTCCGCGAGACGGTCGCCGACGGCCTGCCCAACGCGCCGCAGGCGTTCGTCGACCTGTTGCGCGGCGCCAACGTCGGCAAGATGGTGGTCAAGCTCTGA
- a CDS encoding nuclear transport factor 2 family protein → MPGPIDIRPPFTAQTAAAKVQAAENAWNTRDPDRVALAYTEDSEWRNRDTFLQGRAAIRAFLKAKWERERDYRLRKTLWAFTDDRIAVRFEYESRDADGQWWRSYGNEMWEFAPDGLMARRFASINDAPIDASELRVTPGQG, encoded by the coding sequence ATGCCCGGCCCCATCGACATCCGCCCGCCGTTCACCGCCCAGACCGCGGCGGCCAAGGTCCAGGCCGCCGAGAACGCGTGGAACACGCGCGACCCCGACCGCGTCGCGCTGGCCTACACCGAGGACTCGGAGTGGCGCAACCGCGACACCTTCCTCCAGGGCCGCGCCGCGATCCGGGCGTTCCTGAAGGCCAAGTGGGAGCGCGAGCGCGACTACCGGCTGCGCAAGACGCTGTGGGCGTTCACCGACGACCGCATCGCCGTGCGCTTCGAGTACGAGAGCCGCGACGCCGACGGGCAGTGGTGGCGCTCCTACGGCAACGAGATGTGGGAGTTCGCGCCCGACGGCCTGATGGCGCGCCGCTTCGCGTCGATCAACGATGCGCCGATCGACGCGTCCGAGCTGCGCGTCACGCCTGGGCAGGGGTAG
- a CDS encoding MDR family MFS transporter, whose protein sequence is MPATAEQRPRIAVVMGGLMLVMLLASLDQTIVSTALPTIVGDLGGLEHLSWVVTAYLLAVTVVTPLYGKLGDLYGRKVVLQAALVVFLIGSALCGLAQGMTELIAFRAIQGLGGGGLMVSAQAAIGDVVAPAQRGKYSGLFGAVFGVSSVAGPLIGGFLTTSISWRSIFYVNLPIGIAAFFVLARTLPSVTERRKHQIDYAGTVLLAIGLSAIILATTLGGNTYGWGSPQIVGMGIVGLLALVALGKVEQRATEPILPPALFRNRVFVVCSAVGLVVGFALFGALTYLPLFQQVVRGLSPTASGLQLIPVMGGLLVSSIVSGQIITRTGRYKLFPIAGTAVAALGLWMLSSLDESTASGVAALHMLVLGLGLGMVMQVLVLATQNAVSYDQLGVATSGATLFRSIGGSLGTAVLGAIFSGRLTSELRDKIPTGASKGTEGGVNPAQIERLPARLHDAYIASFTDALHSVFVVATCVMVVAFLLAWFIQEKPLRQTVESSAGIGEAFGAPVDTDSLREITRGLTRLVGRERTLAFIETATARAGVDLTPSAAWLLLRGGAADAPADITRLRTLPMVNPERFDEAHAELLALGHAAEHGGLTATGVATRDQLVAARTDCLRSLIDDWEPDENPELDPLVRRLAEELAQPPHGDAPAAPTPAQA, encoded by the coding sequence ATGCCCGCCACGGCCGAGCAGCGCCCACGCATCGCCGTCGTGATGGGCGGGCTGATGCTCGTGATGCTGCTGGCGTCGCTGGACCAGACGATCGTGTCCACCGCGCTGCCGACGATCGTCGGCGACCTCGGCGGGCTGGAGCACCTCTCCTGGGTCGTGACCGCGTACCTGCTCGCGGTCACCGTCGTGACCCCGCTCTACGGCAAGTTGGGGGACTTGTACGGCCGCAAGGTCGTGCTCCAGGCCGCGCTCGTGGTGTTCCTGATCGGCTCGGCGCTGTGCGGGCTGGCGCAGGGGATGACCGAGCTGATCGCCTTCCGCGCGATCCAGGGCCTCGGCGGCGGCGGGCTCATGGTCAGCGCGCAGGCGGCGATCGGCGACGTCGTCGCGCCGGCGCAGCGCGGCAAGTACTCCGGGCTGTTCGGCGCGGTCTTCGGCGTGTCGTCGGTCGCGGGCCCGCTGATCGGCGGCTTCCTGACCACGAGCATCTCGTGGCGGTCGATCTTCTACGTGAACCTGCCGATCGGCATCGCGGCGTTCTTCGTGCTCGCGCGGACGCTGCCGAGCGTCACGGAGCGGCGCAAGCACCAGATCGACTACGCCGGGACGGTGCTGCTCGCGATCGGGCTGAGCGCGATCATCCTCGCGACGACGCTCGGCGGCAACACCTACGGGTGGGGCTCGCCGCAGATCGTCGGGATGGGGATCGTCGGGCTGCTGGCGCTCGTCGCGCTCGGCAAGGTCGAGCAGCGCGCGACAGAGCCGATCCTGCCGCCGGCGCTGTTCCGCAACCGCGTGTTCGTGGTGTGCAGCGCGGTCGGGCTCGTCGTCGGCTTCGCGCTGTTCGGCGCGCTGACCTACCTGCCGCTGTTCCAGCAGGTGGTGCGCGGCCTGTCGCCCACCGCCTCCGGCCTCCAGCTGATCCCGGTCATGGGCGGGTTGTTGGTGTCCTCGATCGTCTCGGGCCAGATCATCACGCGCACCGGCCGCTACAAGCTCTTCCCGATCGCCGGGACCGCGGTCGCCGCGCTGGGGCTGTGGATGTTGTCGTCCTTGGACGAGAGCACCGCCAGCGGCGTCGCCGCGCTGCACATGCTGGTCCTCGGGCTCGGCCTCGGCATGGTCATGCAGGTGCTCGTGCTGGCGACCCAGAACGCCGTGTCCTACGACCAGCTCGGCGTCGCGACGTCCGGCGCGACGCTGTTCCGCTCGATCGGTGGCTCGCTGGGCACCGCGGTGCTCGGCGCGATCTTCTCCGGCCGGCTGACGTCGGAGTTGCGCGACAAGATCCCGACCGGCGCTTCGAAGGGCACCGAGGGCGGCGTGAACCCGGCGCAGATCGAGCGGCTGCCCGCGCGGCTGCACGACGCCTACATCGCGTCGTTCACCGACGCCCTGCACTCGGTCTTCGTGGTCGCGACGTGCGTGATGGTCGTCGCGTTCCTGCTCGCCTGGTTCATCCAGGAGAAGCCGCTGCGCCAGACCGTCGAGTCCTCGGCGGGCATCGGCGAGGCGTTCGGCGCGCCCGTCGACACCGACTCGCTGCGCGAGATCACGCGCGGGCTGACCCGCCTGGTCGGCCGCGAGCGCACGCTCGCCTTCATCGAGACGGCGACGGCGCGCGCCGGCGTCGACCTGACGCCGAGCGCCGCGTGGCTGCTGCTGCGCGGCGGCGCCGCCGACGCCCCGGCCGACATCACCCGCCTGCGCACGCTGCCGATGGTCAACCCGGAGCGCTTCGACGAGGCCCACGCCGAGCTGCTGGCGCTCGGCCACGCGGCCGAGCACGGCGGGTTGACGGCGACCGGCGTCGCGACGCGCGACCAGCTCGTGGCCGCGCGCACCGACTGCCTGCGCAGCCTGATCGACGACTGGGAGCCCGACGAGAACCCGGAGCTGGACCCGCTCGTCCGGCGGCTCGCCGAGGAGCTCGCGCAGCCGCCGCACGGCGACGCGCCGGCGGCGCCTACCCCTGCCCAGGCGTGA
- a CDS encoding TetR/AcrR family transcriptional regulator: MADLSLVASHPEVGHQLDARGSQRARLVEGMIQAVAEKGYAAATVADAVRAARVSRGTFYAQFASKEECFLEAYKYGIDVMVERIRTAIRAAATDDWVARLRTGIRAYLETLAGEPRFARTHLFEVHMAGPRAGAARDAALRAFADRYRSSFRAALRERPELRMPTDDALFILSAGVDQLICARVRAGELAALPDLTDELTLTAVAFLEGAAQVPFPASRGLAAAIDPTTPEGGS, translated from the coding sequence GTGGCGGACCTGTCCCTCGTCGCATCCCATCCCGAGGTCGGGCACCAGCTCGACGCGCGCGGATCGCAGCGCGCGCGCCTCGTGGAGGGGATGATCCAAGCAGTGGCCGAGAAGGGCTACGCGGCGGCCACGGTCGCCGACGCGGTCCGGGCCGCGCGGGTGTCGCGCGGCACGTTCTACGCGCAGTTCGCCTCAAAGGAGGAGTGCTTCCTCGAGGCATACAAGTACGGCATCGACGTCATGGTCGAGCGCATTCGGACCGCGATCCGCGCCGCCGCGACCGACGACTGGGTCGCGCGCCTGCGCACCGGCATCCGCGCCTACCTGGAGACGCTGGCCGGCGAGCCGCGCTTCGCCCGCACCCACCTGTTCGAGGTCCACATGGCCGGCCCGCGTGCGGGCGCCGCGCGCGACGCCGCGCTGCGCGCCTTCGCGGACCGCTACCGCAGCTCGTTCCGCGCCGCCCTGCGCGAGCGCCCGGAGCTGCGCATGCCGACCGACGACGCGCTCTTCATCCTCTCGGCCGGCGTCGACCAGCTCATCTGCGCGCGCGTGCGCGCCGGCGAGCTGGCCGCGCTGCCCGACCTCACCGACGAGCTCACGCTCACCGCCGTCGCGTTCCTGGAAGGCGCGGCACAAGTGCCGTTTCCCGCTTCGCGGGGGTTAGCCGCGGCCATCGACCCCACGACCCCCGAAGGAGGCTCCTGA
- a CDS encoding acyl-CoA dehydrogenase family protein, giving the protein MDLTFSDAEAQFRDELRAWFENNDPGPMPEGEDASYAWRRDWQRRLADDRYAAVHWPEQYGGRGATITQSAIFFEELGRARRPLPANVLGILLAGPTIMTFGTDEQKDRYLAPILTAEEIWCQGFSEPDAGSDLAALKTRAVRDPAHPDEWVVTGQKVWTSGAQHSKWCMLVARTDFDAPKHKGLTYFLMDMEQPGVQVRPLVQITGEPEFNELFIEGARIPDENVLGGVGNGWKVALTTLMNERSGLAFFLQVRLRQLLDELIEEAAERGLLDDPVVADKLGYLHMKAEILRLTAYRGLTTIEKYGTPGPEGSLTKWMWSETNQELAQFAADLIGPDALTNGNRWAYELLRSRGNTIEGGTTEILKNIVAERVLGLPRLKGAA; this is encoded by the coding sequence ATGGACCTGACCTTCTCCGACGCCGAGGCGCAGTTCCGCGACGAGCTGCGCGCCTGGTTCGAGAACAACGACCCGGGCCCGATGCCCGAGGGCGAGGACGCCAGCTACGCATGGCGCCGCGACTGGCAGCGCCGCCTCGCCGACGACCGCTACGCCGCCGTGCACTGGCCCGAGCAGTACGGCGGGCGCGGCGCGACGATCACGCAGTCGGCGATCTTCTTCGAGGAGCTGGGCCGTGCCCGGCGCCCGCTGCCGGCCAACGTCCTCGGCATCCTGCTCGCCGGCCCGACGATCATGACCTTCGGCACCGACGAGCAGAAGGACCGCTACCTCGCGCCGATCCTCACCGCCGAGGAGATCTGGTGTCAGGGCTTCTCCGAGCCCGACGCAGGCTCCGACCTCGCGGCGCTCAAGACGCGCGCGGTACGCGATCCCGCCCACCCCGACGAGTGGGTCGTCACCGGCCAGAAGGTCTGGACCTCCGGCGCGCAGCACTCCAAGTGGTGCATGTTGGTCGCGCGCACGGACTTCGACGCGCCGAAGCACAAGGGGTTGACCTACTTCCTGATGGACATGGAGCAGCCCGGCGTCCAGGTGCGCCCGCTGGTCCAGATCACGGGCGAGCCCGAGTTCAACGAGCTCTTCATCGAGGGCGCGCGGATCCCGGACGAGAACGTGCTCGGCGGCGTCGGCAACGGCTGGAAGGTCGCGCTGACCACGCTCATGAACGAGCGCTCCGGCCTGGCGTTCTTCCTGCAGGTGCGGCTGCGCCAGCTGCTCGACGAGCTGATCGAGGAGGCCGCCGAGCGCGGCCTGCTCGACGATCCGGTCGTCGCCGACAAGCTCGGGTACCTGCACATGAAGGCCGAGATCCTGCGCCTGACCGCCTACCGCGGGCTGACGACGATCGAGAAGTACGGGACGCCGGGCCCCGAGGGATCGCTGACCAAGTGGATGTGGTCGGAGACCAACCAGGAGCTCGCGCAGTTCGCGGCCGACCTGATCGGCCCGGACGCGCTGACCAACGGCAACCGCTGGGCCTACGAGCTGCTGCGCTCGCGCGGCAACACGATCGAGGGCGGCACGACCGAGATCCTCAAGAACATCGTCGCGGAGCGCGTGCTCGGGCTGCCGCGGCTGAAGGGAGCGGCATGA
- a CDS encoding acyl-CoA dehydrogenase family protein, with the protein MNFDFSEDQHEIKRTARDLLASRSSFAKVREAAESHTYDPALWSELVELGWPGIAIAEEHGGQGLGAVELAILCEELGYALAASPFLSTVLAAEAIGAGGSVEQQRQWLPGLASGEITGALGAVGGLVGDAAEAAVIVLIGDDGVARVVARADADVTEVDAIDPTRRAARVYAPPTHGEALGGDDPQAGIDRATIAVAAELVGVSQRALEMTLAYVKDRKQFDTPVGAYQAVSHKCAQMLKDTEGARSATYYGAWAADAGADGPGLPEPASLAKAAASDGARDTAANAIQAHGGIGFTWEADVHWLYKRAQVDAALLGTSGVHRKRLAALVSARLAPAVA; encoded by the coding sequence ATGAACTTCGACTTCTCCGAGGACCAGCACGAGATCAAGCGCACCGCGCGCGACCTGCTGGCGTCGCGGTCGTCCTTCGCCAAGGTGCGCGAGGCGGCCGAGTCCCACACCTACGACCCGGCGCTGTGGAGCGAGCTGGTCGAGCTGGGCTGGCCGGGCATCGCGATCGCCGAGGAGCACGGCGGCCAGGGCCTGGGCGCCGTCGAGCTCGCGATCCTGTGCGAGGAGCTGGGCTACGCCCTGGCGGCCTCGCCGTTCCTGAGCACGGTGCTCGCCGCCGAGGCGATCGGCGCGGGAGGGTCCGTGGAGCAGCAGCGGCAGTGGCTCCCGGGCCTGGCGTCCGGCGAGATCACCGGCGCGCTGGGCGCGGTCGGCGGCCTGGTCGGCGACGCGGCCGAGGCCGCGGTCATCGTCCTGATCGGCGACGACGGGGTGGCGCGCGTGGTCGCGCGGGCGGACGCCGACGTGACCGAGGTCGACGCGATCGACCCGACGCGCCGCGCGGCGCGGGTATACGCCCCACCCACCCACGGCGAGGCGCTGGGCGGCGACGACCCGCAGGCCGGCATCGACCGCGCGACGATCGCGGTGGCCGCCGAGCTGGTCGGCGTCTCGCAGCGCGCGCTGGAGATGACGCTCGCCTACGTCAAGGACCGCAAGCAGTTCGACACGCCGGTCGGCGCCTACCAGGCCGTCTCGCACAAGTGCGCGCAGATGCTCAAGGACACCGAGGGCGCGCGCTCGGCGACGTACTACGGGGCGTGGGCGGCCGATGCCGGCGCCGACGGGCCGGGCCTGCCCGAGCCGGCGTCGCTGGCCAAGGCCGCGGCGTCGGACGGCGCGCGCGACACGGCCGCCAACGCCATCCAGGCGCACGGCGGCATCGGCTTCACGTGGGAGGCCGACGTGCACTGGCTGTACAAGCGCGCGCAGGTCGACGCGGCGCTGCTGGGCACCTCCGGCGTGCATCGCAAGCGGCTCGCGGCGCTGGTGAGCGCGCGGCTGGCCCCGGCGGTCGCCTAA
- the infA gene encoding translation initiation factor IF-1 translates to MAVEDKVALEGEVVESLPNLLFRIQLDMDDHEVLAHLAGKMRRNRIRVLPGDRVRVEVSPYDLTRGRIVYRMK, encoded by the coding sequence ATGGCCGTAGAGGACAAGGTCGCTCTCGAGGGCGAAGTCGTGGAGTCACTGCCCAACCTGCTGTTCCGCATCCAGCTCGACATGGATGACCACGAGGTCCTCGCGCACCTCGCCGGCAAGATGCGCCGCAACCGCATCCGCGTCCTGCCGGGCGATCGCGTGCGCGTCGAGGTCTCCCCGTACGACCTCACCCGCGGGCGCATCGTGTACCGCATGAAGTAG
- a CDS encoding HAD family hydrolase — MTISAIVLDLDGVIVDTEGVWDRERRAYVSAHGGTWNDAATGAMQGMSSAEWSHYLHDELGAQGDPSHISSSVAAGVVVEIDHELPLLPGAVRAVNALAHSYLLALASSANREVIDAVLDAAGLSERFGATVSSEEVERGKPQPDVYREAARRIGVDPSACAAVEDSSNGLRAAHAAGMVVIATPNHAFPPAPDALALAAVVVDGIREVTPELVASLGGAR, encoded by the coding sequence ATGACCATTTCGGCCATAGTGCTGGACCTCGACGGCGTCATCGTGGACACCGAGGGCGTCTGGGACCGTGAGCGGCGCGCCTACGTGAGCGCGCACGGCGGCACCTGGAACGACGCCGCGACCGGTGCGATGCAGGGCATGTCGTCGGCCGAGTGGTCGCACTACCTCCACGACGAGCTCGGCGCTCAGGGCGATCCGTCGCACATCTCGTCCTCCGTCGCCGCCGGCGTCGTGGTCGAGATCGACCACGAGCTGCCGCTGCTGCCCGGTGCGGTCCGCGCCGTCAACGCGCTGGCGCACTCCTACCTGCTCGCGCTCGCGTCGTCGGCGAACCGCGAGGTGATCGACGCGGTCCTGGACGCCGCGGGCCTGTCGGAGCGCTTCGGCGCGACGGTGTCCTCCGAGGAGGTCGAGCGCGGCAAGCCGCAGCCCGACGTCTACCGGGAGGCGGCGCGCCGGATCGGGGTCGACCCGAGCGCCTGCGCGGCGGTCGAGGACTCCTCGAACGGGCTGCGCGCGGCGCACGCGGCGGGCATGGTCGTGATCGCGACGCCCAACCACGCGTTCCCGCCGGCCCCCGACGCGCTGGCCTTGGCCGCGGTCGTGGTCGACGGGATCAGGGAGGTGACGCCGGAGCTGGTGGCGTCACTCGGCGGCGCGCGATAG
- a CDS encoding NAD(P)/FAD-dependent oxidoreductase → MQRSAQGYWLADAGPVVARPVLAERVSADVVVIGGGYLGMWTAWHLRAAGATVALLEADECGHGPSGRNGGFLNGMWERVGELEELFGREAALAVARAAAESIDLIDAWCAAQGVDAHLVRAPMLEVSAAPGQDGVWGDAVAAARAMGRGDELVEVDAAGARAVCDSPLFRGGVLWQGAATVHPARLALGLRGALIAAGVEVYEHSRVVGVEDGADGVVVRVDGGGAVRAGAGVLAINHASAGVKPLRGALSVASSHVVATEPVPDQLEALGWTGGEGIGDCRTMLHYFRTTRDGRVVFGWGGGRMGFGARRRAALDVDPGVQDATARDLYDMLPLLRGARIEHAWGGPIDVSPVHLPWFGTLKSLSYGFGFTGNGVGPTELGGRILADLARGASSELTALPIVGGLPPRSFPPEPARFAGGSLIRAALVRRDDAEGRGERVDPVTGFVAGLPRRLGLHLPR, encoded by the coding sequence ATGCAGCGATCTGCCCAGGGGTACTGGCTCGCCGATGCAGGCCCGGTCGTCGCCCGGCCGGTGCTGGCTGAGCGCGTGAGCGCCGACGTCGTCGTGATCGGAGGTGGCTACCTCGGGATGTGGACGGCGTGGCACCTGCGGGCGGCGGGCGCGACGGTCGCGCTGCTGGAGGCCGACGAGTGCGGCCACGGGCCGAGCGGGCGCAACGGCGGGTTCCTGAACGGGATGTGGGAGCGCGTCGGGGAGCTGGAGGAGCTGTTCGGGCGCGAGGCCGCGCTGGCGGTCGCGCGCGCGGCGGCGGAGTCCATCGACCTCATCGACGCGTGGTGCGCGGCGCAGGGCGTCGACGCGCACCTCGTGCGCGCGCCGATGTTGGAGGTGTCGGCCGCGCCGGGCCAGGACGGCGTCTGGGGCGACGCGGTCGCGGCGGCGCGCGCGATGGGTCGCGGCGACGAGCTGGTGGAGGTCGACGCCGCGGGCGCGCGAGCCGTGTGCGACTCGCCGCTGTTCCGCGGCGGCGTGCTGTGGCAGGGCGCCGCGACGGTGCACCCGGCGCGGCTGGCGCTGGGCCTGCGCGGCGCGCTGATCGCCGCGGGCGTGGAGGTCTACGAGCACTCGCGCGTGGTGGGCGTCGAGGACGGCGCCGACGGCGTGGTCGTCCGCGTGGACGGCGGGGGAGCGGTGCGCGCCGGGGCCGGCGTCCTGGCGATCAACCACGCGAGCGCCGGCGTCAAGCCGCTGCGCGGCGCGCTGAGCGTGGCGTCGTCGCACGTGGTCGCGACCGAGCCGGTGCCCGACCAGCTGGAGGCGCTGGGCTGGACCGGCGGCGAGGGGATCGGCGACTGCCGGACCATGTTGCACTACTTCCGCACGACCCGGGACGGGCGCGTCGTGTTCGGCTGGGGCGGCGGGCGGATGGGGTTCGGCGCCCGTCGCCGCGCCGCGCTGGACGTCGACCCCGGCGTCCAGGACGCGACCGCGCGCGACCTGTACGACATGCTCCCGCTGCTGCGCGGCGCCCGGATCGAGCACGCGTGGGGCGGGCCGATCGACGTCTCGCCGGTGCACCTGCCGTGGTTCGGGACGCTCAAGTCCTTGTCCTACGGCTTCGGCTTCACCGGCAACGGCGTGGGCCCGACGGAGCTGGGCGGGCGGATCCTGGCCGACCTCGCGCGCGGCGCGTCCTCGGAGCTGACGGCGCTGCCGATCGTCGGCGGGCTGCCGCCGCGGAGCTTCCCGCCGGAGCCGGCGCGCTTCGCGGGCGGGTCGCTGATCCGGGCGGCGCTCGTGCGGCGAGACGATGCGGAGGGGCGGGGCGAGCGGGTCGATCCGGTGACGGGGTTCGTGGCGGGGCTGCCGCGGAGGTTGGGGCTGCATCTGCCGCGGTGA
- a CDS encoding GNAT family N-acetyltransferase, which yields MRVERVAAEVVRPLRQKVLRPHQTMADQVYDGDDAPGAAHFAAYDDGGRVIGIASITPEPHPRAPAVGDWRIRGMATDPEGGRGVGAGAALLSACLGRARAAGGVRVWCNARSPVRGFYEREGFAVEGDEFELEGIGPHLLMSWRVG from the coding sequence GTGAGGGTCGAGCGCGTCGCGGCGGAGGTCGTCCGGCCGCTGCGCCAGAAGGTGCTGCGCCCGCACCAGACGATGGCCGACCAGGTCTACGACGGCGACGACGCGCCGGGCGCGGCGCACTTCGCGGCCTACGACGACGGCGGCCGGGTCATCGGCATCGCCTCGATCACGCCCGAGCCGCATCCGCGGGCGCCGGCGGTCGGGGACTGGCGGATCCGCGGGATGGCGACGGACCCGGAGGGCGGGCGCGGCGTCGGCGCGGGCGCCGCGCTGCTGTCGGCGTGCCTGGGCCGGGCGCGAGCGGCGGGCGGGGTTCGGGTGTGGTGCAACGCGCGATCGCCGGTTCGGGGGTTCTACGAGCGCGAGGGGTTCGCGGTCGAGGGGGACGAGTTCGAGTTGGAGGGGATCGGGCCGCACTTGTTGATGTCGTGGCGGGTGGGGTGA